A stretch of the Vitis riparia cultivar Riparia Gloire de Montpellier isolate 1030 chromosome 13, EGFV_Vit.rip_1.0, whole genome shotgun sequence genome encodes the following:
- the LOC117928855 gene encoding U-box domain-containing protein 44-like, which produces MGSRTKTFSELLAERQASAGEVASLSKDSETEQEILAEFASLVAKFGPILDDLRENKVMDTPLIREAVESLEKELGRARGLMKSLNPKISAKQIEELTRGLGRSLGLVLSASLDFLSVDVKEKIGALHKEMMKAKFDTSSIPDREESEFDREKEFVNEFGVEDEIVEEMNAKFDTSSSPDREESEYDRETESVNEFGVEDEIVEEVAEVEIEEIEEEIINLDIDDVVLQLKYGNDEEFKFALSGLRSLIRDQMVDDEWINDEGVVLILSNRLGSSKPNNRLTIIQMLRNLVENAKNKEKLADPNSLSTIVKSLTRDVEERREAVGLLLDLSDLPAVHRRLGRIQGCIVMLVAILNGEDPVASRDAGKLLSALSSNTQNALHMAEAGYFKPLVHYLKEGSDMSKILMATALSRMELTDQSRGSLGKDGAIEPLVKMFNAGKLESKLSALSALQNLSMLTENIQRLISSGIVVALLQLLFSVTSVLMTLREPASAILARIAQSESILVNQDVAQQMLSLLNLSSPVIQYHLLQALNSIAAHSSASKVRNKMKENGAIQLLLPFLSETNTKTRTGALNLLYTLSKYLPAEFTEQLSETHLNIIVNIISLSTSDSEKAAAVGILSNLPVNDKKATDTLKRANLLPILVSIMSSFPATSTPTTCWLVESIAGVFIRFTVPSDKKLQLFSAEHGVIPLLVKLLSSGSPVAKCRAATSLAQLSQNSLSLRKSRSSRWFCVPPSVDAYCEIHDGFCFVKSTFCLLKADAISPLVQILEGDEREADEAALNALATLAQDEIWEHGINRITKISGAQPIIKVLELGTVKAQEKALWILERIFRVEAHRVQYGESAQVVLIDLAQKGDPKLKSTIAKLLAQLELLQAQSSYF; this is translated from the exons ATGGGGAGCAGAACTAAGACGTTCTCGGAGCTGTTGGCGGAGCGACAGGCGTCAGCCGGCGAGGTTGCGTCTCTGTCAAAGGACTCTGAGACGGAGCAGGAAATTTTGGCTGAATTTGCATCTCTGGTCGCGAAATTCGGACCGATTCTCGATGATTTGAGGGAGAACAAGGTCATGGACACGCCTTTGATTAGAGAAGCGGTGGAGTCGCTGGAGAAAGAGCTTGGTCGAGCTAGGGGTTTGATGAAAAGCCTTAACCCCAAAATATCGGCTAAGCAAATCGAGGAATTGACTCGAGGTCTGGGGCGATCTCTGGGCCTTGTTCTGTCTGCTAGTCTTGATTTTTTGTCAGTAGATGTTAAAGAAAAGATTGGAGCATTGCATAAGGAAATGATGAAGGCAAAATTTGATACGAGCTCCATCCCCGATCGCGAAGAATCTGAGTTTGATCGCGAAAAAGAATTTGTAAATGAGTTCGGAGTAGAagacgagatagtggaggagaTGAATGCAAAATTTGATACGAGCTCGAGCCCCGACCGCGAAGAATCTGAGTATGATCGCGAAACAGAATCTGTAAATGAGTTCGGAGTAGAagacgagatagtggaggaggTGGCGGAGGTGGAGATAGAAGAGATAGAGGAGGAGATTATCAATCTTGACATCGATGATGTTGTGCTACAATTGAAGTATGGTAATGATGAAGAATTCAAATTCGCACTTTCGGGATTGAGGTCACTCATTAGGGACCAAAtggtggatgatgaatggattaACGATGAAGGGGTTGTTCTAATCCTATCCAATAGATTGGGTTCGAGCAAGCCAAACAATAGGTTGACTATAATTCAAATGTTGCGCAACCTTGTGGAGAATGCTAAAAACAAG GAGAAGCTGGCAGACCCAAATTCATTGTCAACCATTGTGAAATCTTTGACTCGGGATGTCGAGGAGCGGAGGGAGGCTGTGGGACTGTTGCTTGACCTCTCAGACCTTCCTGCAGTTCATAGGCGGCTTGGTAGAATTCAAGGGTGTATTGTCATGTTGGTTGCGATTCTTAATGGAGAAGATCCAGTTGCTTCACGTGATGCAGGGAAGTTGTTAAGCGCATTATCTAGTAATACTCAGAATGCTCTTCATATGGCTGAGGCTGGATACTTTAAGCCATTAGTGCATTACTTAAAGGAAG GTTCTGACATGAGTAAAATTCTCATGGCAACAGCACTTTCAAGAATGGAGCTCACAGATCAAAGCAGAGGTTCCCTTGGCAAAGATGGGGCAATTGAACCCCTTGTGAAAATGTTTAATGCTGGGAAGCTTGAATCCAAGTTATCTGCTTTAAGCGCATTGCAAAATTTGTCCATGTTGACTGAGAACATCCAACGTTTGATCAGTTCAGGGATTGTAGTTGCTTTGCTTCAGCTCCTTTTCTCTGTCACATCTGTGCTCATGACACTTCGGGAGCCAGCATCTGCTATTCTGGCAAGGATAGCTCAGTCCGAATCTATTCTTGTCAACCAAGACGTGGCTCAACAAATGCTCTCACTTCTAAACCTGTCCAGTCCTGTAATTCAATATCACCTCTTACAGGCACTGAATAGCATCGCTGCTCATTCCAGTGCGTCCAAAGTcagaaataaaatgaaggaaaatggtgCAATTCAGCTTCTCCTCCCTTTCCTGAGTGAAACCAACACTAAGACCAGAACTGGTGCTTTGAATTTACTATACACTCTCTCCAAATATTTACCAGCAGAGTTCACAGAGCAGCTCAGTGAGACCCATCTcaatattattgtaaatattaTCTCATTATCAACTTCTGATAGTGAAAAGGCTGCTGCTGTTGGCATACTGAGCAATCTCCCAGTTAATGACAAAAAAGCAACAGATACTCTTAAGAGGGCAAATTTGTTGCCAATTTTGGTCTCTATAATGAGTTCCTTCCCTGCAACTTCAACACCCACAACCTGCTGGTTAGTGGAGAGCATTGCAGGTGTATTCATTCGGTTTACAGTTCCTTCTGATAAGAAATTGCAACTTTTTTCAGCAGAACATGGAGTAATACCTTTGCTTGTGAAGTTGCTTTCAAGTGGATCACCAGTTGCTAAATGTAGAGCTGCAACTTCACTAGCTCAGCTGTCACAGAATTCATTATCTCTTCGGAAGTCCAGATCATCGAGATGGTTTTGTGTTCCTCCTTCTGTCGATGCATATTGTGAAATTCATGATGGTTTCTGCTTTGTCAAAAGTACATTTTGTTTACTTAAGGCAGATGCTATTTCTCCCTTGGTCCAAATCTTGGAAGGTGATGAGAGAGAAGCAGATGAAGCTGCTCTCAATGCTCTTGCAACTCTTGCCCAGGATGAAATTTGGGAACATGGAATCAATCGCATTACCAAAATATCAGGCGCTCAGCCTATTATAAAGGTTTTGGAATTGGGGACTGTCAAAGCTCAAGAAAAGGCACTATGGATACTAGAGAGGATTTTTAGGGTTGAGGCTCACAGGGTACAGTATGGTGAATCTGCTCAGGTAGTGCTTATTGATCTGGCACAGAAGGGTGATCCCAAATTGAAATCAACAATTGCTAAGTTACTGGCACAACTTGAGCTCTTGCAAGCCCAATCTAGTTACTTTTGA